ctgtcacccaggctggagtgcagtggcatgattacagctcacttcaacctctgcctcctgggctcaggtgatcctcccaccttcgcctcccaagtggctgggactacaggcatgcaccaccacatcagcaaatttttatatttttaattttttttgtagtgatggggtctcaccctgtggcccaggctggtctcaaactcctgggctcaagtgatctgcccacctcagcctctcagggtgctgggattacaggcatgagccactgcgcccagccccttaGACAATTTAAAGTGTAAGTCTGAGGCTCTACTAAGGCAGCTGAAGAAACTTCAGATGTGATTCCAGCTCAGCAGAAACAGCTTCGTCCCCAGCACGGTTGTCTCCTGGCTGCTGTCGTGAGGCAGAGGGCGTCCTCCCAGAGGGCATCCCCAGTGTCAGGGCAGCACCACCTTGCCCTGGGGCTGTGACCCCTTGGGGAAAGTGAGCCATGGGCACCTGCCCAGTCTCCAGGTCTTGTGTGGTCACAATTCCTGGTTAGCCCTGAGCCCAGCCACCTTCCCGTTTCTGTCTGCACTTGGCTATTCTGTGTGCGTAGAATCTCTGCCAAGAAAGTCCAGCCTCGTGAGCCCTGGCTGGTGAGTCTTAGAGCTGCTCTGTGCTGGGTCCTCAAGCTGAGGAGGCATCTTTAGGGCAACCCCAGGCCTGGTGCCTACCCCCCCGACATACACAGTAGCCCACACGTCCTTCAGCTGCTTCTGGGGGTTCCTTGAAAGGTGGGGGTCAGGGCACGCACGCCAGGACTCCAAATAAAGAACCAGAATAAGCTTTATGTCTATACCTGGGCTCCCCTGGTTTGTGGAGCGGGTGCCAGCACGGCCTTCCTGGGTTAGGCTGGCTCCTGCTATGGATTTCATAGTTGCTTCATGGCGTTGCTCTTTGGTTCCAGTAACAGGACCAGGACCAAAAAGGCATTACTAAAGTGAACTGCTGTTGCGTCCAGCGTGGAGGGACCCGAAACGCCAGGTTGCAGGCTCAGCTGCGAGACAGTCAAACCCCAAGCCCCGCTCAGGCCCAGACCCCATGGGTGCACCGGGTGCATCTCCTGCAGGCCTTGGAGCAGCCTGCACCCCACCTCTGGAGCCTGGGCACGTGTGGTCGGTCCATCGCCCTGCACCACAagcctgcctgccttggcctgcctgGGCGTGTGGGGAGGTGGCAGGCTCAGCTCTCTCAGCGGCCCGTGACCCTGTCCCAGTGACATGGCGAGTGGCTGAGCCGGGTTTTGACGCTTTGTTCTCTCCCCTAGTGTCGGAGATGTATGCAGTGTGACGCCAAGTTTGACTTTCTCACCAGAAAGGTGAGCTGAGGCCACTGAGTTTGGGCGGTTGGAGGATTGGAGGGGCCCCAACAGGACAGCTGCCCCTTCTGTCAGGGGTCGGAGATCAtcttaaggcttttttttttttttttttagaaatagagtctctctctgtcacccaggctggagtgcagtgacgtgatctcagctcactgcaacctctgccatttgggttcaagtgattgttctgcctcagcttcctgagtagctgggactagactggcaacaccacacccagctaatttttgtacttttagtagagatggggtttcgccatgttgaccaggctggtctcaaactcctgatccatccacctcggcctcccaaagtgctgggattacaggcatgagccaccgtacccaaccATTATGGCTCGTTTTGAGTGTCAGCCATGCCCTGTTTCTGTGGAAAGTGGGCTGATTCTGTGGACCACCACATAGTGGGGTGCAGCCCTGTTCCTGTACCACTTTGCCCTCGTGGAGTGTCTTGCTGCTAATGTTCACCCAGCTCATGGTGGCTCCAAGGCCTGAGGGCGTCCTGAGCAGTGGGACTTGGGTAATTGAAAGAAAGAGTGGAAAAGCAGCCATTTTGATTATTTTGCAAAAAAGGCCTCATTTCCCAAGTGAGGTGGAGCCCTGCTATGTGGCGGGGAGCCTGGGGGCTGGCATCAGGAGGTGTGCGTGTGCAGCGGCCAGCACGGGGCCTCGTGTTTAGGTGTGGCCCGGGGAGTGCCAGGCCAGCAAGGGCCGGACCCGGGGCTGCTTGTCCCCTGCCCTCCTGACTGCCCGTCCCCCCCGCGTCTGCCCAGCACCACTGTCGCCGCTGCGGGAAGTGCTTCTGCACCAAGTGCTGCAGCCAGAAGGTGCCGCTGCGGCGCATGTGCTTCGTGGACCCCGTGCGGCAGTGCGCCGAGTGTGCCCTGGTGTCCCACAAGGAGGCGGAGTTCTACGACAAGCAGCTCAAAGTGCTCCTGAGCGGTAAGGGCAGGTGGCCTGCACAGCCCTGCACGCTCCGCCAGCCGGCTCCTCCTTGTGTCTGCGGTGATGCTGTGGACTGTGCAGAGGGCACTCTGTTTCTCTTTGACATTCTGTCACCCTCCCTCCCTACCCCGTCTTCTGGATTCATCTAGAAGCAGTTAAAGAGCCTTCTCTTCTCTTCAGAGATGGAATGTTGTCTCAAATGTTGTGTTGACTCCGCTGGGCACGTCCATCATGTGGGAGGGGAGGCCCTGGGCCCAGGCAGCCCGTTCCCCCAGGTGGAACCCGGCGCTGGTGCTCGGGCCTTTGTGACCACCCTGGCTCCTTGATGAGTCCGGAGACCTTTGCCCAGTAGCACCACGCAGACCCAGGGTCCTGGTGTGGGAGGAAGACATCCTCCAGGGGCTTAGGGTGTTCCTCCCCTGGAATCTCTGAGCAACGAGCAGCATCTTCTCCCCACTGCTGTCCCAGCCTCTGGCCGCCTGTCCCCAGCCTGCCCACTGTGGGCTTAGGACCACCTGTCTGCCTTCCCACAGCTCTGTCCTGGGTGAAGCAGGCGTGGTCCCTGGCTGGACGGtcggcttttctttcctttctgctgtCTTGGTCCTGTGCTGCCAGCTCTTAGGACGTGTGAGCAGAGGGTTTACTGTTTGTGGATCTGGATGTTGGCGACGGGTTCCCTGCatcctttctgtgaaggatgTAGGACTTTATAAGTGAGCAGGACCTGCCTCTAGAGCAGGaccttttgtttttcctcctaAACCCTTGATCCGTGACTGCCTTTTGCTCAGCTCAAGGGTCCTCAGAACAAAGCTGTGGTTTGCTTCCTGCCGTTTCCACTCTGTCCTCTGTGCGTGTCTCCGACTGGTGCTCGTGGGAAGGGTTAGGTGGAAAAGAAGCAGGCCCTGTTCTCACGTTTGCTTTTGTGTTCCCAAGGAGCCACCTTCCTCGTCACTTTTGGAAACTCAGAGAAATCTGAAACTATGATTTGTCGTCTTTCCAATAACCAGAGGTAAGCGCCAGACCCTAGTTGGCACAGGGCAGCATTGTCACAGACCGGGAGCCTCGGTCGCACTGGCCTGAGGCTGAGTGACCCCATTTGGATGCTTTTATTTGATGTAGATACCTGTTTCTGGATGGAGACAGCCACTATGAAATCGAAATTGCGCAGATTTCCACCGTGCAGATCCTCACAGAAGGCTTCCCTCCTGGAGGTAAATGCTGGCACGTCCTTTCCAAGCC
Above is a window of Callithrix jacchus isolate 240 chromosome 8, calJac240_pri, whole genome shotgun sequence DNA encoding:
- the ZFYVE21 gene encoding zinc finger FYVE domain-containing protein 21 isoform X4; the protein is MGRGQFGRTWQCRRCMQCDAKFDFLTRKHHCRRCGKCFCTKCCSQKVPLRRMCFVDPVRQCAECALVSHKEAEFYDKQLKVLLSGATFLVTFGNSEKSETMICRLSNNQRYLFLDGDSHYEIEIAQISTVQILTEGFPPGEKDTHAYTSLLGNQPVFEGRRAVTLSICLAYRWPGHSRSSLHSSPALGAGGNARATGMFLQYMVPGTEGVTQLKLTAAEDANVGRRQAVAWLVAMHKAAKLLYESRDQ
- the ZFYVE21 gene encoding zinc finger FYVE domain-containing protein 21 isoform X5; translated protein: MSSEVSARRDAKKLVRSPSGLRMVPEHRAFGSPFGLEEPQWVPDKECRRCMQCDAKFDFLTRKHHCRRCGKCFCTKCCSQKVPLRRMCFVDPVRQCAECALVSHKEAEFYDKQLKVLLSGATFLVTFGNSEKSETMICRLSNNQRYLFLDGDSHYEIEIAQISTVQILTEGFPPGGCQAPLRISGPVTLRGAELGVHAVTRTESLETAACSLRTTGINPACAGKCSSPIWRNKCSLI
- the ZFYVE21 gene encoding zinc finger FYVE domain-containing protein 21 isoform X2; this translates as MSSEVSARRDAKKLVRSPSGLRMVPEHRAFGSPFGLEEPQWVPDKECRRCMQCDAKFDFLTRKHHCRRCGKCFCTKCCSQKVPLRRMCFVDPVRQCAECALVSHKEAEFYDKQLKVLLSGATFLVTFGNSEKSETMICRLSNNQRYLFLDGDSHYEIEIAQISTVQILTEGFPPGEKDTHAYTSLLGNQPVFEGCQAPLRISGPVTLRGAELGVHAVTRTESLETAACSLRTTGINPACAGKCSSPIWRNKCSLI
- the ZFYVE21 gene encoding zinc finger FYVE domain-containing protein 21 isoform X3: MSSEVSARRDAKKLVRSPSGLRMVPEHRAFGSPFGLEEPQWVPDKECRRCMQCDAKFDFLTRKHHCRRCGKCFCTKCCSQKVPLRRMCFVDPVRQCAECALVSHKEAEFYDKQLKVLLSGATFLVTFGNSEKSETMICRLSNNQRYLFLDGDSHYEIEIAQISTVQILTEGFPPGEKDTHAYTSLLGNQPVFEGGNARATGMFLQYMVPGTEGVTQLKLTAAEDANVGRRQAVAWLVAMHKAAKLLYESRDQ
- the ZFYVE21 gene encoding zinc finger FYVE domain-containing protein 21 isoform X6 codes for the protein MSSEVSARRDAKKLVRSPSGLRMVPEHRAFGSPFGLEEPQWVPDKECRRCMQCDAKFDFLTRKHHCRRCGKCFCTKCCSQKVPLRRMCFVDPVRQCAECALVSHKEAEFYDKQLKVLLSGATFLVTFGNSEKSETMICRLSNNQRYLFLDGDSHYEIEIAQISTVQILTEGFPPGGGNARATGMFLQYMVPGTEGVTQLKLTAAEDANVGRRQAVAWLVAMHKAAKLLYESRDQ